From a single Rosa rugosa chromosome 7, drRosRugo1.1, whole genome shotgun sequence genomic region:
- the LOC133720421 gene encoding NADPH-dependent aldehyde reductase 1, chloroplastic-like: MKKGSSIICSTSVNAYKGNQKLLDYTATKGAIVAFVRGLSPELVNKGIRVNGVAPGPIWTPLIPASFDEEETANFGSEVPMQRAGQPCEVAPSYVFLASNAFSSYISGQVIHPNGGVVVNS, encoded by the exons ATGAAAAAAGGCAGCAGCATAATTTGCTCAACATCAGTTAATGCATACAAGGGAAACCAGAAGCTGCTTGATTATACAGCAACCAAGGGAGCCATTGTGGCATTTGTAAGAGGATTGTCACCTGAGCTAGTGAACAAAGGCATCCGTGTCAATGGTGTAGCTCCTGGACCAATATGGACCCCATTGATTCCAGCATCTTTCGATGAGGAGGAAACTGCAAACTTTGGCTCTGAAGTGCCAATGCAGCGAGCTGGGCAGCCCTGTGAGGTTGCGCCATCCTATGTCTTCCTTGCTTCCAATGCTTTCTCTTCTTATATAAGCGGCCAAGTGATCCATCCTAATG GGGGGGTTGTAGTAAATTCGTGA